A window of the Bdellovibrio sp. ZAP7 genome harbors these coding sequences:
- a CDS encoding DMT family transporter — protein sequence MKLNPRLRGTIEISIGSVGFGFLGIFGKTAFNSGLSVGEFLTYRFTLAAMLIWIFLLLFRPQWIRLSKKQIFIAALLGIFGYGLFSTLYFTAIDGLSITLAALLLYTYPFWVNVFSHFFTHDKISRNEALCLVGASTGLVMLLWGHIEVRNAWAVLAGLLSGISYAIYVIVSGRVQKNVRPITSSLYVITFGALALALFHHPHFENIPHLSATQASCIFGIAIISTIIPLTMELAALQKLKSSEVALLMMIEPITAALLGVLVFKESLTWLQIAGALIIAFALVVNTRLKSFDSVSA from the coding sequence ATGAAACTAAACCCACGACTGCGCGGAACAATCGAGATTTCCATCGGCAGTGTGGGTTTTGGTTTTTTAGGGATCTTTGGTAAGACCGCATTTAACTCCGGCCTCTCGGTTGGAGAATTCCTGACTTACAGATTCACTTTGGCTGCGATGCTTATCTGGATCTTTCTGCTTCTCTTCCGTCCTCAATGGATTCGCCTTTCTAAAAAGCAAATTTTCATCGCCGCCTTGTTGGGGATTTTTGGTTACGGCCTGTTCTCGACTCTTTATTTCACGGCGATTGATGGGCTTAGCATTACACTCGCGGCACTCCTGCTTTATACATATCCATTCTGGGTGAATGTGTTCTCGCACTTTTTTACTCACGATAAGATCTCCCGCAACGAAGCTTTGTGCCTGGTCGGCGCTTCAACAGGATTGGTGATGCTGTTGTGGGGCCATATCGAAGTTCGCAATGCCTGGGCGGTTTTAGCAGGATTACTTTCGGGAATCAGTTACGCGATTTATGTTATCGTTTCCGGTCGAGTACAAAAAAATGTACGACCCATCACTTCCAGTCTTTATGTCATTACTTTTGGTGCTTTGGCCTTGGCACTTTTCCATCATCCGCACTTTGAAAATATCCCACACCTTTCAGCGACTCAGGCTTCTTGCATTTTTGGCATAGCGATCATAAGTACGATCATACCTTTGACTATGGAGCTGGCTGCTTTACAAAAGTTAAAAAGTTCTGAAGTTGCGTTGCTGATGATGATCGAACCCATCACCGCAGCACTACTTGGAGTATTGGTATTTAAAGAATCACTCACGTGGTTGCAAATTGCAGGCGCACTCATTATCGCATTCGCGCTCGTTGTTAATACGCGGTTAAAATCTTTTGATAGTGTTTCAGCCTAG
- a CDS encoding Calx-beta domain-containing protein: MFRSFLVTLILISIFATGCGQLDARLLGGSADLGLPSVAAYPKILSVDADVTSASGVGVFSLPRFTTAQVVPISVHFSGPVDVTGTPTLELETGTVKRKANYASGSGTNTLVFEYAVVAGDSTATLDYTGVAALDLNGGAITPANGATGTADEVANLLKLPAPGADNSLADTTPILVKTIPEVKELKTPDTDVYLDGTGLEVVVKYDQPVTVTGSPSITVQVGSNSRVASYIAQVSASELLFRYEIILGDDDTDGVAMPAAITMTGATIVNPANEAAVTSLPTKNTTGVLTYTSALTAEFLSSSQVVTESAGDIYIPVQLSAPAPIPFKVSIQTSGEATSSDFELVTPELQFAIGEQSKTIHVKILNDTLAEPEKRLRLVLTKNSLGSGGVRSFYEIHIKDDDGAAVPKVVDFQAGYNVWCALFDDKNLKCWGKNDRGQLGDGTTNDTFAPPATPTFTNVESFSLAGGYAVCAINTSKEMWCWGYDNDGFINGSSGAYILTPKKVVASGAVKVKVTATAIFYISDIGELWAWGRDFSGSFATGVTNVTKTYAQRVKIATDISDIFIRTTGSLIICATKTNKDFYCWGQLNAVGKPMGNVTQQLTFPATPVETGVIGASVSYFSGRACVLKDNAGTTETYCWGDNYYGQLDQANMSTLFSSSTLVSSIYKDIAIYDDYTCGLKASDSSVWCWGDKNSLPATEGAGHGRGSAMYIPGGVAKLLPMDYQSSAACALMTEGDVQCWGVATESQSQVTPLFVQDGVAQVSLALNSLDQHACLVTKAGATQCWGKNIKGQIGDRTNISRVVPTEALSRNQATVVADRHATCSLSTYGEVRCWGSDLYGAIGMSTGANFNSPKVLFAKDVTKISLDESNGCAVKTNGSLWCWGLNSYKQIYPGGSSQAVPVQVKSSGVRDVVTQSGTTCYISTSDELFCWGLNQMGSLGLGDTTNRLTIPTTPIMTNISTVEIGQDGGSASRVCAINKDKEMFCWGNTGTNMGTSSLTPPTTPTMTDIEKVSIGSVHMCVIQGAARQLFCWGSNVNGRLGDGTLTDRAFADKISPIASGVQDVSAGALNTCAIANDKLYCWGNRTDRMLGVANSVILPRTVYGLAN; encoded by the coding sequence GTGTTTAGATCGTTTTTGGTCACTCTTATTTTGATTTCTATATTTGCCACTGGTTGCGGGCAGTTGGATGCGCGTCTCCTGGGTGGTTCCGCAGATCTCGGTCTGCCTTCTGTTGCCGCATATCCGAAGATTCTTTCGGTCGATGCTGACGTCACGAGTGCTAGTGGAGTCGGCGTATTTTCGTTACCTCGATTCACGACGGCGCAAGTCGTTCCAATCTCGGTTCACTTCAGTGGTCCAGTGGATGTTACCGGCACTCCTACTTTGGAATTAGAAACAGGAACGGTAAAGCGTAAAGCCAATTATGCCTCTGGATCAGGTACGAACACACTAGTGTTTGAGTATGCGGTTGTCGCTGGGGACTCCACGGCCACTTTGGATTATACAGGAGTGGCAGCACTTGATTTAAATGGTGGTGCGATCACACCTGCAAATGGCGCAACAGGTACGGCAGACGAGGTGGCAAATCTTTTGAAATTGCCTGCACCCGGCGCGGATAACTCTTTGGCCGATACGACACCGATATTAGTCAAAACTATTCCTGAAGTGAAAGAACTTAAGACTCCCGATACGGATGTCTATTTAGACGGTACGGGTTTAGAGGTGGTCGTTAAATACGACCAGCCTGTAACAGTCACAGGCTCGCCATCAATTACAGTTCAAGTCGGATCCAATAGCCGCGTGGCAAGTTACATTGCCCAGGTGTCGGCTTCGGAACTTTTATTCCGTTATGAAATTATTTTGGGAGACGACGACACGGATGGTGTTGCGATGCCTGCTGCCATTACGATGACAGGCGCAACAATCGTGAATCCGGCGAATGAAGCGGCCGTCACCAGTCTGCCAACAAAAAATACGACGGGTGTCTTAACTTACACGTCTGCATTAACGGCAGAGTTTTTAAGTAGCTCGCAAGTTGTTACGGAATCTGCAGGCGATATCTATATTCCAGTCCAACTAAGTGCTCCGGCACCGATTCCATTTAAAGTTTCCATTCAAACCTCAGGAGAAGCGACGAGTAGTGATTTTGAGTTGGTAACACCTGAATTGCAATTCGCCATCGGAGAGCAATCCAAAACCATTCACGTGAAGATTTTGAATGACACACTTGCAGAGCCGGAAAAGCGCTTGCGTCTGGTTTTGACGAAGAACTCGTTAGGTTCCGGTGGCGTGCGCTCGTTCTATGAAATTCATATCAAGGACGACGACGGAGCGGCAGTACCTAAAGTCGTAGACTTCCAAGCCGGCTACAATGTTTGGTGTGCTTTGTTTGATGATAAGAATTTAAAATGCTGGGGTAAAAATGATCGGGGCCAGTTAGGTGATGGCACGACCAATGACACTTTTGCTCCACCTGCCACTCCGACCTTCACGAACGTGGAAAGCTTTAGTTTAGCTGGAGGCTACGCCGTTTGCGCGATCAATACCTCTAAAGAAATGTGGTGTTGGGGTTATGACAATGATGGATTTATTAATGGCTCCAGTGGAGCTTATATTCTGACCCCTAAAAAAGTGGTTGCTTCCGGTGCCGTAAAAGTCAAAGTCACTGCGACTGCGATCTTTTATATCAGCGATATTGGGGAGCTTTGGGCCTGGGGACGAGACTTTTCAGGATCCTTTGCGACGGGTGTGACAAACGTAACCAAAACCTATGCCCAACGTGTGAAAATCGCGACGGACATTTCAGATATCTTTATCAGAACGACGGGGAGTTTGATTATCTGTGCGACCAAGACAAACAAGGACTTTTATTGTTGGGGTCAGTTAAACGCCGTTGGTAAACCCATGGGTAACGTCACTCAGCAACTGACATTCCCAGCGACACCAGTGGAAACCGGAGTGATCGGTGCGTCCGTCAGTTATTTTTCGGGCCGTGCGTGTGTCTTAAAGGACAACGCGGGAACAACTGAAACGTACTGCTGGGGTGACAACTACTATGGCCAGTTGGATCAAGCGAATATGTCGACGTTATTCAGTTCTTCGACCTTGGTTTCCAGTATTTATAAAGATATCGCAATTTACGATGATTATACTTGTGGTTTAAAAGCGTCAGATAGCAGTGTTTGGTGTTGGGGTGATAAAAATAGTTTGCCGGCGACAGAAGGTGCAGGACACGGGCGCGGTAGCGCGATGTATATCCCTGGTGGTGTGGCAAAACTTTTACCGATGGATTATCAGTCGAGTGCCGCCTGTGCTTTGATGACTGAAGGAGATGTACAGTGTTGGGGGGTAGCGACGGAATCCCAATCTCAAGTAACGCCGCTATTTGTGCAAGATGGTGTCGCACAAGTTTCCTTGGCCTTAAATTCCCTGGATCAACATGCGTGCTTGGTGACAAAGGCGGGTGCGACTCAATGTTGGGGTAAAAATATTAAAGGACAGATTGGTGATCGTACTAATATTAGTCGTGTCGTTCCGACGGAAGCACTTTCCAGAAATCAAGCGACAGTCGTTGCTGATCGTCACGCGACATGCTCTCTTTCGACATATGGAGAAGTTCGTTGTTGGGGATCGGATTTATATGGCGCAATCGGTATGAGTACCGGTGCTAATTTTAACTCTCCTAAGGTTCTTTTTGCCAAGGACGTTACAAAAATCAGCTTGGATGAAAGCAATGGTTGTGCGGTTAAAACCAATGGGTCGTTATGGTGTTGGGGGCTGAATAGTTATAAACAAATTTATCCAGGTGGAAGTAGTCAGGCCGTGCCAGTGCAAGTGAAATCCAGTGGGGTGCGTGATGTTGTCACGCAATCAGGTACAACCTGTTATATTTCCACATCAGATGAACTTTTCTGCTGGGGTTTAAATCAAATGGGAAGTCTTGGTTTGGGTGATACGACAAATCGCCTGACTATTCCGACGACCCCGATCATGACAAACATTAGCACAGTTGAGATCGGTCAAGATGGTGGCTCCGCGTCTCGTGTCTGCGCGATTAACAAAGACAAAGAAATGTTCTGCTGGGGCAATACAGGCACCAACATGGGCACAAGCTCGTTAACTCCTCCAACAACACCTACTATGACTGATATTGAAAAAGTCAGTATCGGAAGCGTTCATATGTGTGTGATCCAAGGGGCCGCAAGACAACTGTTCTGTTGGGGATCCAACGTGAACGGGCGCCTGGGCGATGGAACTCTTACGGATCGTGCGTTTGCGGATAAGATCAGTCCTATTGCCTCAGGTGTGCAAGATGTCTCTGCTGGCGCTTTAAATACTTGTGCTATCGCAAACGATAAACTGTATTGCTGGGGGAATCGCACGGATCGCATGTTGGGTGTTGCGAATTCGGTCATTTTGCCACGGACAGTTTACGGTCTCGCGAATTAA
- a CDS encoding pseudouridine synthase — translation MSEDSTSQRVRLNKLIADSGLASRRHADKMIEEGMVTVNGKRVYELGVKVDPQHDKILVEGKVLRKPLSQKLYLIFNKPAGVLTTMDDPEGRPTIAEYLGDVPSRVFPVGRLDWDSEGMILLTNDGDYANKVAHPKEEVTKTYLVKLDGKPEPRHLQKLKDGVSIVGGKVSARHIEKIKKSGDNKSEKYEWYKIVITEGKNRQIRQMFAKIGFDVMRLQRVAIGRLRMGAMKAGELMFINDVAANRVFLADDPEDLKVKKNSYKGRAPAQKAAADSKKSAAEKEKAREKKMSAGKKKYAGGKLIAPKGPKRK, via the coding sequence ATGTCTGAAGATAGCACCTCTCAAAGAGTTAGACTTAATAAACTAATTGCCGACAGTGGTTTGGCTTCCCGCCGCCACGCCGACAAAATGATCGAAGAAGGCATGGTCACTGTTAATGGCAAGCGCGTATACGAGCTTGGCGTGAAAGTAGACCCTCAGCACGATAAAATCCTGGTTGAAGGCAAAGTTCTTCGCAAACCACTTTCTCAAAAACTTTATTTGATCTTCAATAAGCCAGCGGGCGTTTTGACGACGATGGACGATCCAGAAGGTCGCCCAACGATCGCTGAATACCTTGGCGATGTTCCTTCACGTGTATTCCCTGTGGGTCGTCTGGACTGGGACTCTGAAGGTATGATCCTTTTGACGAATGATGGTGATTACGCCAACAAAGTTGCGCATCCAAAAGAAGAAGTAACCAAAACGTACTTGGTTAAATTGGATGGCAAACCAGAACCTCGCCACCTGCAAAAATTGAAAGATGGCGTATCCATCGTTGGTGGTAAAGTTTCTGCTCGTCACATCGAAAAGATCAAAAAATCTGGCGACAATAAATCGGAAAAGTACGAATGGTACAAAATCGTGATCACAGAGGGTAAAAACCGTCAGATCCGTCAGATGTTCGCTAAAATCGGTTTCGACGTTATGAGACTCCAACGTGTGGCGATTGGTCGCTTGCGTATGGGTGCGATGAAAGCTGGCGAGTTGATGTTTATCAATGACGTCGCTGCAAACCGTGTATTCTTGGCGGATGATCCAGAAGACTTAAAAGTTAAAAAGAATTCGTACAAAGGCCGCGCTCCTGCTCAAAAAGCTGCTGCTGACTCTAAAAAATCAGCTGCTGAAAAAGAAAAAGCTAGAGAGAAAAAAATGAGTGCCGGTAAGAAAAAATATGCGGGCGGTAAATTGATCGCTCCTAAAGGTCCAAAAAGAAAATAA
- a CDS encoding tail fiber domain-containing protein, producing MRFWSSLFLIVVFLMNINAHASPDSFVYQGRIVKPDGTALEYNNVSFAFAFTNAAGNCVFYREQKDNVDMQGSGGMFDVPIGSGTRLFPTGPTADIRDAFKNSVSLPCEGGGNYTPSETEVRLLKVQFHDGVGWNAITPYSTIRSVPFSTFSYSAGRLGNNVAGDFVLKSSIATCSVGQYLTFDGTNFACQNDSGGTGTVSDVNVSSPLTKGGTPAIPTIGINVGTTAGTVAAGNDIRFGNATKIQGTAVDATAPTLAQVLRYDGSSSWVPSTLAISDISGLSTQLANKINATMFPTSCTAGQSLVFVSPANKFDCYDISITASQISGTIPFSKLASLPTTLSGYGITDAVKNNGGTPGFKSGTNATKGAAGTAGNIYISTDTKEIYRDNGTTWDLIGSATGTGGTITGVTAGTGLTGGGTTGAVTLNVNVGTGASQIVQLDTSSKLPAVDGSALTNLNPSALSAVVPLTKGGTGQTTALASFNALSPLTAKGDIHTRDSTNNIRLAVGTDGQVLSADSAQTSGLKWITPNAGTVTSVTASSPLAVATGTTTPAISISAGTGSAQVLRWNTSAWAASYFNFADLKSAAGTQQIPNNCTSTQTLVWQSGSDTFACVTISVTGANFGSQSANLVFAGPTSGSAAPTFRSLASSDLPATGATGVFLNGGNSFGTGATVGTNDANNFSLKAGGSSAATITPAGLFGIGITPTYNFHIQKNQNSITEGRIENLIASGNTSAGARFQVVGNDVSGMLAAYPGDYSVAAYQDRFIVAANSTASNGLLLTTNTTSPIDLAANGATTPALRVTSTNQIAIGQTSVTGRLSTTPTNYGDLAVGMTYNSLNWYQPDATGWAGSFASAGEQGLVVATDTTTGTVFQASSGAYNVGTARRANPLLTVKGTGFVGINTSTPVSALNIVADNKSADTYDDLNIHTYHATYTPGIILTRGRGTEASPTPLLINDLLGSYNFRGWSTSTTVGSGASIQAVAEDNWASGDTPTNMRFLTNSGASIAERMRIAANGYVGIGTTTPTSTLDVNGSIIANNGANIAMKASTATVYDSGDIVWFNSDNTEKARINAGTGSAGILYFSVGTPTSTKMTIQNDGNVGIGTVTPSYKLHVIGTAGLSTGTAWTNASDARLKDIHGDYEYGLNEVLQLHTVRYSYKKDNPLKLPSDYQKTGFIAQEVQKVIPDAVTKRSDGYLELNVDPIHWAVVNAVKDLYHRWFDDSQIIHEKISEQDRKIASIESENQILKEENKKLQKEHQDIKYWICKHDPDHTMCH from the coding sequence ATGAGATTTTGGTCGTCTTTGTTTCTCATAGTGGTGTTCCTTATGAACATCAATGCGCATGCATCCCCTGACTCCTTTGTCTATCAGGGGCGAATCGTCAAACCTGACGGTACGGCACTCGAGTATAATAATGTCAGCTTTGCTTTCGCCTTCACAAATGCCGCGGGTAATTGTGTGTTTTACCGCGAACAAAAAGACAACGTCGATATGCAAGGCTCGGGCGGCATGTTTGACGTGCCAATTGGTTCTGGTACTCGCCTTTTCCCAACAGGCCCTACCGCTGATATTCGTGATGCGTTTAAAAACTCAGTTTCACTGCCTTGTGAAGGTGGAGGAAATTATACTCCTTCTGAAACTGAAGTTCGTCTTTTGAAAGTACAATTTCATGATGGAGTTGGCTGGAATGCAATTACGCCCTATAGCACGATTCGTTCGGTCCCATTTTCGACTTTCTCTTATTCTGCAGGTCGCCTGGGTAATAATGTTGCCGGAGATTTTGTTTTAAAATCTTCGATCGCCACTTGTTCCGTTGGTCAGTATCTGACTTTCGATGGAACTAACTTTGCCTGTCAGAATGACTCTGGTGGTACCGGAACTGTTAGTGACGTGAATGTTTCATCGCCCCTTACTAAAGGTGGTACGCCTGCTATTCCAACGATCGGTATCAATGTTGGAACGACGGCAGGCACAGTGGCCGCGGGAAACGATATTCGTTTTGGAAATGCCACTAAAATTCAAGGCACTGCGGTCGATGCGACGGCACCGACGTTGGCGCAAGTTTTAAGATATGATGGCTCAAGCTCTTGGGTTCCATCGACGCTGGCGATTTCTGATATCTCAGGTCTTTCCACGCAGCTGGCTAATAAAATTAATGCGACGATGTTTCCGACAAGTTGTACAGCGGGACAGTCGCTTGTGTTTGTCTCTCCGGCTAACAAATTTGACTGTTATGACATCTCGATCACAGCTTCGCAAATTTCTGGAACAATTCCATTTTCTAAACTAGCCAGTCTTCCCACGACATTATCGGGTTATGGAATTACGGATGCGGTAAAAAATAATGGTGGCACGCCGGGATTTAAATCTGGAACGAATGCGACTAAAGGTGCTGCTGGAACTGCTGGCAATATTTATATCTCGACAGATACTAAAGAGATCTATCGCGACAACGGGACGACTTGGGATTTAATTGGTTCAGCAACTGGAACTGGCGGAACGATTACAGGAGTCACAGCTGGCACGGGCCTTACGGGCGGAGGCACCACGGGAGCAGTGACATTAAATGTGAATGTCGGCACGGGCGCCAGTCAGATTGTGCAATTAGATACATCATCGAAACTTCCCGCTGTGGATGGATCGGCTTTAACAAACTTAAATCCTTCGGCACTTTCAGCGGTGGTTCCACTTACTAAAGGTGGCACCGGTCAGACGACGGCATTGGCTAGCTTTAATGCCTTAAGCCCCCTGACGGCGAAAGGCGACATTCATACTCGTGACAGTACAAACAATATCCGCTTGGCGGTGGGAACTGATGGGCAAGTTCTTTCTGCAGATAGTGCACAAACCAGCGGACTTAAATGGATCACTCCAAATGCGGGCACTGTTACAAGTGTTACTGCAAGCTCACCACTCGCTGTTGCAACAGGAACAACGACTCCTGCGATCTCCATTTCTGCAGGAACCGGCTCCGCGCAAGTTCTGCGTTGGAACACGAGTGCGTGGGCTGCCTCTTACTTTAATTTTGCTGATTTAAAATCAGCAGCAGGAACACAGCAGATTCCGAACAACTGTACATCGACGCAAACCCTGGTATGGCAGTCAGGCTCTGACACTTTTGCCTGTGTGACCATTTCCGTGACGGGAGCCAATTTTGGTTCTCAATCTGCAAATCTGGTTTTTGCAGGACCAACTTCGGGAAGTGCTGCACCGACATTCCGCTCATTGGCTTCATCGGATCTTCCGGCAACGGGAGCAACGGGTGTTTTCTTGAATGGCGGTAACAGTTTCGGCACCGGCGCCACTGTCGGTACGAATGATGCCAACAACTTCTCACTGAAAGCTGGTGGTAGTTCTGCAGCAACCATAACACCGGCAGGACTATTTGGTATTGGGATCACTCCCACTTACAATTTCCATATTCAGAAAAATCAAAACTCGATCACCGAAGGCCGCATTGAAAACTTGATCGCTTCAGGCAACACCAGCGCCGGCGCAAGATTTCAGGTAGTGGGAAATGATGTCAGCGGTATGCTCGCTGCCTATCCTGGTGATTATTCCGTAGCGGCTTATCAAGACAGATTTATTGTCGCAGCAAATTCGACAGCATCGAATGGACTGCTGTTAACTACAAATACGACATCACCGATTGATCTCGCAGCAAATGGTGCGACGACGCCCGCCCTGCGTGTGACTTCGACGAATCAAATTGCTATCGGGCAAACTTCAGTTACCGGACGCTTAAGTACAACTCCGACCAATTATGGCGACCTTGCCGTTGGAATGACTTACAACTCTCTAAATTGGTACCAACCTGATGCGACTGGATGGGCGGGATCATTTGCCTCGGCGGGTGAACAAGGGTTGGTCGTTGCGACTGATACAACGACAGGTACAGTTTTCCAAGCTTCGTCGGGAGCTTATAACGTCGGTACTGCCAGACGTGCGAATCCATTATTAACTGTAAAGGGTACGGGTTTTGTCGGCATCAATACTTCGACTCCAGTGTCGGCTTTGAATATCGTGGCTGACAACAAAAGTGCTGACACCTATGACGACCTGAACATTCATACTTACCATGCCACGTACACGCCCGGAATCATATTAACCCGGGGGCGTGGCACCGAAGCGTCGCCCACTCCACTACTCATAAATGATTTATTAGGAAGCTATAATTTCCGTGGTTGGTCTACGTCTACAACTGTGGGTTCGGGTGCTAGCATTCAGGCTGTGGCCGAAGACAATTGGGCTTCTGGTGATACTCCCACTAACATGCGTTTTTTAACCAATAGTGGCGCCTCTATCGCGGAAAGAATGCGCATCGCTGCCAATGGCTATGTGGGCATAGGCACAACGACCCCGACTTCAACTTTGGATGTCAATGGATCTATTATTGCAAATAACGGAGCCAACATCGCGATGAAAGCATCTACAGCCACCGTCTATGATTCCGGAGATATAGTTTGGTTTAATAGTGATAACACTGAGAAAGCCCGTATCAACGCCGGGACAGGGTCAGCAGGTATACTGTATTTTTCCGTCGGCACCCCCACCTCTACGAAAATGACGATTCAAAACGATGGAAATGTTGGGATCGGAACGGTCACACCATCCTATAAATTGCATGTCATCGGCACAGCAGGCCTGTCGACAGGGACAGCTTGGACAAATGCCTCCGATGCTCGACTTAAAGATATCCACGGAGACTACGAATACGGTCTGAACGAAGTTTTGCAACTTCATACGGTTCGCTATTCCTACAAAAAAGACAATCCTTTGAAACTACCTTCTGATTATCAGAAAACTGGTTTCATCGCACAAGAAGTTCAAAAAGTAATTCCCGATGCTGTGACAAAACGTTCTGATGGATATTTGGAATTGAACGTCGATCCGATTCACTGGGCCGTCGTGAATGCAGTTAAAGATCTTTATCACAGATGGTTTGATGACTCACAAATCATTCATGAAAAGATCTCTGAACAAGACAGAAAAATCGCCTCTATCGAGAGTGAAAATCAGATCTTAAAAGAAGAAAACAAGAAGCTACAAAAAGAGCACCAAGACATAAAATACTGGATCTGCAAACATGATCCGGATCATACGATGTGCCATTAA
- a CDS encoding ABC transporter substrate-binding protein translates to MKTLVWTFLLSTAVVIFAFLSVVYASDEAITLQLRYHPRPPLLEVEGGNLTGFCGTPAVRALERAGISYSLVESPPFRQLALIQSGEGYDCAVGWLKVPDREKIYKYSDPVCDDGAWFVVGHKGSFDKSINKIDDLLKNRRLKLINRRHYSFGAQVDTLAKRYNTNITYIENAEITPQMFEMIHAGRVDYTFVSGLELDYVLKRFKWAASDFILFQPADVAHSSPRYFICSKKVPDEMIRKINEAIQKTTDHPVKTETK, encoded by the coding sequence ATGAAAACATTGGTTTGGACATTTCTCCTCAGCACAGCTGTGGTTATCTTTGCATTTTTATCTGTTGTCTATGCGTCGGATGAAGCGATCACTTTGCAATTGCGATATCACCCACGTCCTCCCTTACTGGAAGTGGAAGGCGGCAATTTAACGGGATTTTGCGGTACTCCTGCAGTGCGTGCTCTGGAGCGTGCTGGCATTTCCTATTCGTTGGTGGAAAGCCCACCATTTCGTCAATTGGCGCTCATACAGTCGGGGGAAGGATATGACTGCGCTGTTGGCTGGTTAAAAGTTCCAGACCGGGAAAAAATTTATAAGTATTCAGATCCGGTTTGTGATGACGGTGCTTGGTTTGTGGTCGGCCACAAAGGCAGTTTCGACAAATCGATAAATAAGATTGATGACCTTTTAAAGAATCGTCGACTGAAGCTTATCAACCGTCGGCACTATTCTTTTGGTGCGCAGGTCGACACTTTGGCAAAACGTTATAATACAAATATCACTTATATTGAAAATGCTGAAATCACTCCGCAGATGTTTGAAATGATTCATGCGGGGAGAGTGGATTATACTTTTGTTTCAGGTCTGGAGCTGGATTATGTATTGAAACGATTTAAATGGGCCGCGAGTGACTTTATTCTCTTTCAGCCAGCTGATGTTGCTCATTCAAGTCCCCGTTACTTCATTTGCAGTAAAAAAGTTCCCGATGAAATGATCCGAAAAATCAATGAAGCCATTCAAAAAACGACCGATCACCCGGTAAAAACCGAAACCAAATAG